The proteins below are encoded in one region of Micromonospora pisi:
- the cydD gene encoding thiol reductant ABC exporter subunit CydD → MSRRRPFDPRLLRRVPSTRRQVAVLGGLGVLAAGLVIAQATTLADLLATAAGGHLDRAALIGFVVAVAGRATVLWAQGAVSARMAATVKAALRTDLLDAVGQRGSGWLAGQQAGRIATLAGRGLDALDAYFTGYLPQLVLSVTVPLAVLARLTLADWSSALIIAATLPLIPVFGALLGWQAQAATERQWRRLSMLGGHFLDMVAGLPTLRAFGRARAQVDVVRRMADGHRAATMKTLRIAFLSGLVLELVATLSVALVAVPIGLRLLHGGLALQTALLVLLLAPEAYLPLRTAGSRFHASMEGLTALDDALTVLGGAPYTTESDNKGPLLTPGEIRFEGVGVEYERGVALRDVSLTIRPGERIAVIGPSGAGKSTLLGLLLGNVAPTSGRITVDGVDLATADLEHWRRQLAWVPQRAHLFAASLTDNIRLGQPDAPIDTVRAAASAALLDDVLRDLPDGLDTLLGERGHGLSSGQRQRVALARAFLRDAPIVLLDEPTARLDGGSEAAVLAATRQLVAGRTAVLVAHRPALLAEADRVLRVEDGRVTELTAGRTEVAV, encoded by the coding sequence GTGAGCCGACGCCGCCCCTTCGATCCACGGCTGCTGCGCCGGGTCCCCTCGACCCGGCGCCAGGTCGCCGTGCTCGGCGGGCTCGGCGTCCTCGCCGCCGGGCTCGTCATCGCCCAGGCGACCACCCTCGCCGACCTGCTCGCCACCGCCGCCGGTGGTCACCTCGACCGGGCCGCGCTGATCGGATTCGTCGTCGCCGTCGCCGGCCGGGCAACCGTGCTCTGGGCGCAGGGCGCGGTCTCGGCCCGGATGGCGGCCACGGTCAAGGCGGCGCTCCGCACCGACCTGCTCGACGCGGTCGGGCAACGCGGGTCCGGCTGGCTCGCTGGTCAGCAGGCCGGACGGATCGCCACCCTCGCCGGGCGCGGGCTGGACGCCCTCGACGCGTACTTCACCGGCTACCTGCCGCAGCTCGTGCTGAGCGTGACCGTGCCGCTCGCCGTACTCGCCCGGCTCACCCTCGCGGACTGGAGTTCCGCACTGATCATCGCGGCCACCCTGCCGCTCATCCCGGTCTTCGGGGCGCTGCTCGGCTGGCAGGCCCAGGCCGCCACCGAGCGGCAGTGGCGGCGACTCAGCATGCTCGGCGGGCACTTCCTGGACATGGTCGCCGGCCTGCCGACCCTGCGCGCGTTCGGCCGGGCCCGCGCCCAGGTCGACGTGGTCCGGCGGATGGCCGACGGCCACCGGGCCGCGACCATGAAAACGCTCCGGATCGCGTTCCTCTCCGGGCTGGTCCTCGAACTGGTCGCCACCCTCTCGGTGGCGCTGGTCGCGGTCCCGATCGGGCTGCGTCTGCTGCACGGCGGCCTGGCCCTGCAGACCGCACTGCTGGTGCTGCTGCTCGCCCCGGAGGCGTACCTGCCGCTGCGGACGGCTGGCAGCCGCTTCCACGCCAGCATGGAGGGCCTGACCGCGCTCGACGACGCCCTGACCGTGTTGGGAGGGGCCCCCTATACAACGGAATCCGATAACAAGGGGCCCTTGCTCACCCCGGGCGAGATCCGGTTCGAGGGGGTGGGGGTCGAGTACGAGCGCGGGGTCGCGCTGCGGGACGTGTCGCTGACCATCCGGCCCGGTGAACGAATCGCGGTGATCGGGCCGAGCGGGGCCGGCAAGAGCACACTGCTCGGCCTGCTCCTCGGCAACGTCGCCCCGACCAGCGGGCGGATCACCGTCGACGGGGTCGACCTCGCCACCGCCGACCTGGAACATTGGCGCCGGCAACTGGCCTGGGTGCCGCAACGGGCACACCTCTTCGCCGCCTCGCTGACCGACAACATCCGCCTCGGCCAACCCGACGCACCGATCGACACGGTCCGCGCGGCCGCCAGCGCCGCACTCCTCGACGACGTCCTCCGGGACCTGCCGGACGGGCTCGACACCCTGCTCGGCGAACGCGGCCACGGCCTGTCCAGCGGGCAACGACAGCGGGTCGCCCTGGCCCGCGCCTTCCTGCGGGACGCGCCGATCGTGCTCCTGGACGAACCCACCGCCCGGCTCGACGGCGGTTCCGAGGCCGCCGTACTCGCCGCCACCCGGCAGCTCGTCGCCGGCCGTACGGCCGTGCTGGTCGCCCACCGGCCGGCGCTGCTCGCCGAGGCGGACCGGGTGCTCCGGGTCGAGGACGGACGGGTGACCGAACTCACCGCCGGCCGGACGGAGGTGGCCGTATGA
- a CDS encoding BlaI/MecI/CopY family transcriptional regulator, which yields MTRLGDLERAVMDVLWDRAAAPRAGAESATGVTVREVAEALSDRELAYTTVMTVLDRLAGKGMVEREREGRAWSYRPAATREAHIARLMLDALDLAGSRDAALVRFARSVTGNEAEVLRAALTDEAADRQG from the coding sequence GTGACGCGACTGGGTGACCTCGAACGTGCGGTGATGGACGTCCTCTGGGACCGGGCCGCCGCCCCACGCGCCGGCGCGGAGAGCGCCACCGGGGTCACCGTACGGGAGGTCGCCGAGGCGCTCAGCGACCGCGAGTTGGCGTACACGACCGTGATGACCGTGCTTGACCGGCTCGCCGGCAAGGGCATGGTCGAGCGGGAGCGGGAGGGCCGGGCCTGGAGTTACCGGCCGGCGGCCACCCGGGAGGCACACATCGCCCGGCTGATGTTGGACGCGCTCGACCTGGCCGGCAGCCGGGACGCCGCCCTGGTGCGGTTCGCCCGGTCGGTGACCGGCAACGAGGCCGAGGTGCTGCGGGCGGCCCTGACCGACGAGGCCGCGGACCGGCAGGGCTAG
- a CDS encoding M56 family metallopeptidase, giving the protein MTYAAHLVGTAVACYLLAMVLLRSTWTWRSPRVAIISWQAIGLALGLCAIGLPMSIGLAPYHEGLGDSLLHLGRDLLHGTLPAGLGVTQLALVGVGFGVATALLGSTVRGLVSAVRAQTRHRQLLDLVGRDDPAAPGALVLDHPSAAAYCLPGMRPTVVVSAGTLDLLDRTELAAVLTHERAHADERHDLVLLPFSALCRALPLVGWLRRASETVALLVEMRADDKARQLHAEGPLANALLRFATAGSRVAPAGALGLADAHLDARVQRLLVVGPRPWLRGLASLAVATTLVALPVTLFFA; this is encoded by the coding sequence ATGACGTACGCCGCTCACCTCGTCGGTACGGCCGTGGCGTGCTACCTCCTCGCCATGGTGCTGCTCCGCTCCACCTGGACCTGGCGCAGCCCTCGGGTGGCGATCATTTCCTGGCAGGCGATCGGCCTCGCCCTCGGACTGTGCGCGATCGGGCTGCCGATGTCGATCGGGCTGGCGCCGTACCACGAGGGGCTTGGCGATTCGCTGCTGCACCTGGGCCGCGACCTGCTCCACGGCACCCTTCCCGCCGGGCTCGGGGTGACCCAGCTCGCCCTGGTCGGGGTCGGTTTCGGGGTTGCCACCGCCCTGCTCGGCTCGACCGTACGCGGCCTGGTCAGCGCCGTACGCGCGCAGACCCGGCACCGGCAGTTGCTGGACCTGGTCGGTCGGGACGATCCGGCCGCCCCGGGCGCGCTGGTGCTCGACCATCCGAGTGCGGCGGCGTACTGCCTGCCCGGGATGCGACCGACCGTGGTGGTCAGCGCCGGCACCCTGGACCTGCTGGACCGGACCGAACTCGCGGCGGTGCTGACGCACGAGCGGGCACACGCCGACGAGCGGCACGACCTGGTGCTGCTGCCGTTCAGCGCGCTCTGCCGGGCGCTGCCCCTGGTGGGTTGGCTGCGCCGGGCGTCGGAGACGGTGGCCCTGCTGGTGGAGATGCGGGCCGACGACAAGGCCCGGCAACTGCACGCGGAGGGGCCGTTGGCGAACGCGCTGCTCCGGTTCGCGACCGCCGGATCGCGGGTCGCCCCGGCCGGCGCCCTCGGCCTCGCCGACGCGCACCTGGACGCCCGGGTGCAACGGCTGCTGGTTGTCGGACCCCGCCCGTGGCTGCGTGGCCTGGCCAGCCTGGCCGTCGCGACGACCCTGGTGGCCCTGCCGGTGACGCTCTTCTTCGCCTGA
- a CDS encoding alpha/beta fold hydrolase yields the protein MHIDELGEAADLQLDSERTVRYLRAGSGPPLVLLHTIRTQLEYFVDVIPMLARNYTVYVLDLPGHGRSSKPTTVEYDEPYLRRGVIDTITKLGLRDVTMVGDSIGAVLALTVASQIPQSVARVVASNPYDYDTRFADGIRRGNRLADVILGGVALPVVGPALGAAENKSVTSHIMQGGLAEGKKVPEPLLDEFDATLKRPGFHYVERNVYLNWRSWSAAREMYGSVTAPVTLVYGEQDWSRPDERARTAQALGVEPIILPETGHFAFLEHPRRLAEIVVGHPVPSS from the coding sequence ATGCACATCGACGAACTCGGCGAAGCCGCCGACCTACAACTCGATTCCGAGCGCACCGTGCGGTATCTCCGAGCCGGCTCCGGACCGCCACTGGTGCTGCTGCACACGATCCGGACCCAGCTCGAATACTTCGTCGACGTCATCCCGATGCTGGCGCGCAACTACACGGTCTACGTCCTGGACCTGCCCGGCCACGGCCGCTCGTCGAAGCCCACCACCGTCGAGTACGACGAGCCCTACCTGCGACGCGGCGTCATTGACACGATCACGAAGCTCGGCCTGCGGGACGTGACCATGGTCGGTGACTCGATCGGCGCCGTACTGGCGCTCACCGTCGCCAGCCAGATACCGCAGTCGGTCGCCCGGGTCGTCGCCTCGAACCCCTACGACTACGACACCCGGTTCGCCGACGGAATCCGGCGCGGCAACCGACTGGCCGATGTCATCCTCGGTGGCGTGGCGCTGCCGGTGGTGGGACCGGCGCTCGGCGCCGCCGAGAACAAGTCCGTCACCAGCCACATCATGCAGGGCGGCCTGGCGGAGGGAAAGAAGGTCCCCGAACCGCTGCTCGATGAGTTCGACGCCACCCTCAAACGCCCCGGCTTCCACTACGTCGAACGGAACGTCTACCTGAACTGGCGCTCATGGAGCGCCGCCCGTGAGATGTACGGCAGCGTCACCGCGCCGGTGACCCTGGTCTACGGCGAACAGGACTGGTCCCGGCCCGACGAGCGGGCGCGTACCGCGCAGGCGCTGGGCGTGGAACCGATCATCCTGCCCGAGACCGGACACTTCGCCTTCCTGGAACACCCGCGGCGTCTCGCCGAGATCGTCGTCGGTCACCCGGTGCCGTCGAGCTGA
- a CDS encoding cytochrome d ubiquinol oxidase subunit II, whose translation MEIFWYALLGLFLTSYLVLAGYDYGVGLLLAGADNEQSRRRALTALGPFFLGNEVWLVAAVGILFGAFPMLEGELLSGLYPAVVTALAGVILVTAGVQLRSRPVSAAGRTRWDRVVVTGSALATLGWGAVLAGLLQGVPLRADGHVAGISHLLTPFVAASGLALVGLVAVHGAVFLALRLPAGAGERHHRLARRLIPAALVAVGAATVLGLLSHRVRETTQQPVAALLLPLLLTLALVAVNGALTRHRVGLAFVASSTALALPVLLVAASTWPYALVSSVDPAASLTVIDAAASTPTLRLLSWLLIPLLPALLGFQAMNWWAFRGRIDDRAPVYW comes from the coding sequence ATGGAGATCTTCTGGTACGCCCTGCTCGGCCTCTTCCTCACCAGCTACCTCGTGCTCGCCGGCTACGACTACGGCGTCGGCCTGCTGCTCGCCGGCGCCGACAATGAGCAGTCACGTCGACGGGCGCTCACCGCACTCGGCCCGTTCTTCCTCGGCAACGAGGTCTGGCTGGTCGCCGCCGTCGGCATCCTCTTCGGTGCCTTCCCGATGCTGGAGGGCGAACTCCTCTCCGGCCTCTACCCGGCCGTGGTCACCGCACTGGCCGGGGTGATCCTGGTCACCGCCGGAGTGCAGCTGCGCAGCCGACCGGTCAGCGCCGCCGGACGGACCCGCTGGGACCGGGTCGTCGTCACCGGCAGCGCGCTCGCCACGCTGGGCTGGGGCGCCGTCCTCGCCGGTCTGCTCCAGGGAGTGCCGCTGCGCGCCGACGGGCACGTCGCCGGGATCAGCCACCTCCTCACCCCGTTCGTCGCCGCCAGCGGGCTCGCCCTGGTCGGGCTGGTAGCCGTACACGGGGCGGTTTTCCTCGCCCTGCGACTGCCGGCCGGGGCCGGCGAACGCCACCACCGACTGGCCCGCCGCCTGATCCCCGCCGCGCTGGTCGCGGTCGGCGCGGCCACCGTGCTGGGCCTGCTCTCCCACCGGGTACGCGAAACCACCCAGCAACCGGTCGCCGCGCTGCTCCTGCCACTGCTGCTCACCCTGGCGCTGGTCGCCGTCAACGGTGCGCTCACCCGGCACCGGGTCGGCCTCGCCTTCGTCGCCAGCTCCACCGCGCTCGCCCTGCCGGTGCTGCTGGTCGCGGCAAGCACCTGGCCCTACGCACTGGTCTCCAGCGTCGACCCGGCGGCGAGCCTGACTGTGATCGACGCCGCTGCCAGCACACCCACCCTGCGGCTGTTGAGCTGGCTGCTGATTCCGCTGCTGCCAGCCCTATTAGGCTTTCAGGCAATGAACTGGTGGGCGTTCCGCGGACGGATCGACGACCGGGCGCCGGTGTACTGGTGA
- a CDS encoding cytochrome ubiquinol oxidase subunit I produces MDALLIARLQFATTTSIHFLFVLVTLGLVTMLVYLQTAWAITGKAEYERLTQFWGTLYLINYALGIATGIVMEFQFGLNWSGLSRYVGNVFGAPLAIETLAAFFLESTFLGMWIFGWHRLRRGVHLALIWGVAITAYASAYWVLVANSWLQNPVGYRLENGVAHLTDFAALLTNPTLGMAFGHVVSAAVLTGGLLMAGISAYQLIRRTPDYALFRRSLRIGLVTAALASTMVMGFGFSQFGAVGGVQPTKYGGDAEKSAIVSDWTTRFGPGDYTPPAWSNAALGFMILIGFALAWSWLLLPLLFRDWIIRLRFPLYLLLIAIPLPFVAGILGWLAREGGRQPWAAYGLLKVEDAVTPISSGVLLTSLIGFAVLLGALAVTNWTLLARRAHRGAHDLALGRPPHSTDESGARPNHVLAG; encoded by the coding sequence ATGGACGCACTCCTGATCGCCCGCCTTCAGTTCGCCACCACCACCTCCATCCACTTCCTGTTCGTGCTGGTCACCCTGGGACTGGTCACGATGCTGGTCTACCTGCAGACCGCCTGGGCGATCACCGGGAAGGCCGAGTACGAACGCCTGACCCAGTTCTGGGGCACGCTCTACCTGATCAACTACGCGCTCGGGATCGCCACCGGGATCGTGATGGAGTTCCAGTTCGGACTGAACTGGAGCGGCCTGTCGCGGTACGTCGGCAACGTCTTCGGCGCACCACTGGCGATCGAGACACTCGCCGCCTTCTTCCTCGAATCCACCTTCCTCGGGATGTGGATCTTCGGCTGGCACCGGCTGCGGCGCGGGGTGCACCTGGCGCTGATCTGGGGCGTCGCGATCACCGCGTACGCCTCCGCGTACTGGGTGCTGGTGGCGAACTCCTGGCTCCAGAACCCGGTCGGCTACCGGCTGGAGAACGGTGTCGCGCACCTCACCGACTTCGCCGCCCTCCTGACCAACCCCACCCTCGGCATGGCGTTCGGGCACGTGGTCAGCGCGGCCGTACTCACCGGCGGACTGCTGATGGCCGGGATCAGCGCATACCAGCTCATCCGCCGTACGCCCGACTACGCCCTGTTCCGCCGGTCACTGCGGATCGGTCTGGTCACCGCCGCGCTCGCCAGCACGATGGTGATGGGCTTCGGCTTCTCCCAGTTCGGAGCGGTCGGCGGCGTCCAGCCGACCAAGTACGGCGGCGACGCCGAGAAATCCGCGATCGTCTCGGACTGGACCACCCGGTTCGGGCCGGGCGACTACACCCCGCCCGCCTGGAGCAACGCGGCGCTCGGCTTCATGATCCTGATCGGCTTCGCGCTCGCCTGGAGCTGGCTGCTGCTGCCGCTGCTCTTCCGGGACTGGATCATCCGGTTGCGGTTCCCGCTCTACCTGCTGCTGATCGCGATACCGCTGCCATTCGTCGCCGGCATCCTCGGCTGGCTCGCCCGCGAAGGCGGACGCCAACCCTGGGCGGCGTACGGCCTGCTCAAGGTCGAGGACGCGGTCACCCCGATCTCCAGCGGCGTGCTGCTCACCTCGCTCATCGGCTTCGCCGTCCTGCTCGGCGCCCTCGCGGTCACCAACTGGACGTTGCTCGCCCGTCGTGCCCACCGGGGCGCCCACGACCTCGCCCTCGGCCGACCCCCGCACTCCACCGACGAGTCCGGCGCACGGCCCAACCACGTCCTGGCCGGTTAG
- a CDS encoding permease prefix domain 1-containing protein produces the protein MSMLDESPIDQHVRLLGQRLRGPARLKQDLLTEARDSLRDAAEAYLDDGLDPVTAEHRAVAEFGAAGQLAPAYQAELSAGQGRRLALLMALVPAGMLTADLMWWQPPATTPSATSGFLILVQALDWASYAAGALALLALYLLGPGGRRWSVAPRTVVRPLAMVALVVGAAIWALGAVAGVNAARESPAALTWPPMIAAWILLTATFGLLTTMTVRVIGATRLRPLAR, from the coding sequence ATGTCCATGCTCGACGAGTCCCCGATCGACCAGCATGTGCGGCTGCTCGGGCAACGGTTGCGCGGTCCGGCCCGGCTGAAACAGGACCTGCTCACCGAGGCACGGGACAGTCTGCGGGACGCCGCCGAGGCGTACCTGGACGACGGGCTGGACCCGGTGACCGCCGAGCACCGGGCGGTGGCCGAGTTCGGTGCGGCCGGCCAGCTCGCACCGGCGTACCAGGCCGAGCTGAGCGCCGGGCAGGGACGACGGCTCGCGCTGCTGATGGCGCTCGTACCGGCCGGCATGCTGACCGCCGACCTGATGTGGTGGCAGCCGCCGGCGACGACCCCGTCGGCGACGTCGGGTTTCCTGATCCTGGTGCAGGCCCTGGACTGGGCCTCGTACGCCGCCGGTGCCCTGGCCCTGCTCGCGCTCTACCTGCTCGGACCGGGCGGCCGACGGTGGTCCGTCGCCCCGCGTACGGTCGTCCGTCCGCTCGCGATGGTCGCCCTCGTCGTCGGCGCGGCGATCTGGGCGCTCGGCGCGGTTGCCGGGGTGAACGCCGCACGGGAGTCGCCGGCCGCGCTGACCTGGCCACCGATGATCGCCGCCTGGATCCTGCTGACCGCGACCTTCGGCCTGTTGACGACGATGACGGTACGGGTCATCGGGGCGACCCGGCTCCGGCCGCTCGCCAGATGA
- the cydC gene encoding thiol reductant ABC exporter subunit CydC codes for MSTRDRQPLGAERVVLRLARPYLGRLVGAGLLAAGTELAGLTLMATATWLLITAAGQPPLDVLTVAIVAVRALAIGRGVLRYTERLAGHDATLRIITDVRARVFATLAGRRTTSDQHTGDALSRLVSDVEAVQDLLLRVLVPGAAAAVVSLLAIAGTAAVAPAAALPLAVGLLLAGVALPAAATALTRRTADRVAPLRGALAVDAVDLTHGAADLAAFGATRAALERADGRGRELAGLERRLAAAGWAIDGVGVLLSGATSAAVVVTALHAGVDGVLVGVLAVGTLAAVEVTLALVGAARQWTQLRTGLRRVAVLLAEEQNAEEQNAGEQNEDNQPDDAGSTAATPLPAEGVDCALDEVTVRYRAGAPAALDRVSLELPAGARVAVVGPSGAGKSTLIGVLTGAVRPESGRATLDGRDVRTYRPEELPRIVGGLLAEAYVFHASVRENLLLGRADADDDELATATAAAGLLDWVRQQPAGWDTVVGEDGGQLSGGQRQRLALARALLARPRVLVLDEPTEGLDPQNADRVLVTATGAVPADHAVLLVTHRLRGLDRYDQILVLDGGRVIQRGRHEELLGQPGWYREQWLTQEAAEGDYLALSAH; via the coding sequence ATGAGCACGCGGGACAGGCAACCCCTCGGAGCCGAGCGGGTGGTGCTCCGGCTGGCGCGACCGTACCTGGGTCGGCTGGTCGGAGCCGGACTGCTCGCCGCCGGGACCGAACTCGCCGGGCTCACCCTGATGGCCACCGCCACCTGGCTGCTGATCACGGCCGCCGGGCAACCGCCGCTGGACGTACTCACCGTGGCGATCGTCGCGGTCCGGGCACTGGCGATCGGCCGGGGCGTCCTGCGCTACACCGAACGGCTCGCCGGACACGACGCCACCCTGCGCATCATCACCGACGTACGGGCCCGCGTCTTCGCCACCCTGGCCGGCCGGCGTACGACCAGCGACCAGCACACCGGCGACGCGCTGAGCCGGCTGGTCTCCGACGTGGAGGCGGTACAGGACCTGCTCCTGCGGGTCCTGGTGCCGGGCGCGGCGGCGGCTGTGGTGAGTCTGCTCGCCATCGCCGGCACCGCCGCCGTCGCACCCGCCGCGGCGCTGCCGCTCGCGGTCGGCCTGCTGCTGGCCGGGGTCGCCCTCCCCGCCGCCGCCACCGCCCTGACCCGGCGGACCGCCGACCGGGTCGCCCCGCTGCGCGGCGCGCTCGCCGTGGACGCGGTCGACCTCACCCACGGCGCCGCCGACCTGGCCGCCTTCGGTGCCACCCGGGCGGCGCTGGAACGGGCCGACGGACGGGGCCGTGAGCTCGCCGGACTGGAGCGGCGGCTCGCCGCGGCCGGTTGGGCGATCGACGGAGTCGGCGTGCTGCTCTCCGGTGCGACGAGTGCCGCCGTGGTCGTCACCGCCCTGCACGCCGGGGTCGACGGGGTCCTGGTCGGCGTACTCGCGGTCGGCACCCTGGCCGCGGTGGAGGTGACCCTCGCCCTGGTCGGCGCCGCCCGCCAGTGGACGCAGCTCCGTACGGGCCTGCGCCGGGTCGCCGTACTCCTGGCCGAGGAGCAGAACGCCGAGGAGCAGAACGCCGGGGAGCAGAACGAGGACAACCAGCCGGACGACGCCGGGTCGACCGCCGCCACCCCGCTGCCTGCCGAAGGGGTCGACTGCGCACTCGACGAGGTGACCGTCCGGTACCGAGCCGGCGCACCGGCCGCGCTCGACCGGGTGAGTCTCGAACTGCCGGCCGGCGCCCGGGTCGCCGTGGTCGGGCCGAGCGGAGCCGGCAAGAGCACCCTGATCGGCGTACTGACCGGGGCGGTACGACCGGAGAGCGGCCGGGCCACCCTCGACGGGCGGGACGTACGGACGTACCGCCCCGAGGAACTGCCCCGGATCGTCGGCGGACTGCTCGCCGAGGCGTACGTCTTCCACGCGTCGGTACGGGAGAACCTGCTGCTCGGCCGGGCCGACGCCGACGACGACGAGTTGGCCACCGCGACCGCTGCCGCCGGCCTGCTCGACTGGGTACGCCAACAGCCGGCCGGCTGGGACACCGTGGTCGGCGAGGACGGTGGTCAGCTCTCCGGTGGCCAACGGCAACGGCTGGCGCTGGCCCGTGCCCTGCTCGCCCGCCCCCGGGTGCTGGTCCTCGACGAACCCACCGAAGGGCTCGACCCGCAGAACGCCGACCGGGTGCTGGTCACCGCGACCGGCGCGGTTCCGGCCGACCATGCCGTACTCCTGGTCACCCACCGGCTGCGCGGCCTGGACCGGTACGACCAGATCCTGGTCCTCGACGGCGGGCGGGTGATCCAGCGTGGGCGGCACGAGGAGCTGCTCGGGCAGCCCGGCTGGTACCGGGAGCAGTGGCTCACCCAGGAGGCGGCCGAAGGCGACTACCTCGCCCTCTCCGCACACTGA